Proteins co-encoded in one Gossypium arboreum isolate Shixiya-1 chromosome 11, ASM2569848v2, whole genome shotgun sequence genomic window:
- the LOC108472927 gene encoding ribonuclease 3-like protein 3, which yields MTAITIETLKEQQQIIQQQSESAAESTQPLPSLDEVEQILGYEFNNKRLLEEAFTHASLGLGFSNERLEYVGDSVLNLLFTKQQFFEYPDLPPGALTRLRAANVDTEKLARAAVKHGLHRYLRHKKPLLKEQIRQFSEEIQRYPLHSNGLVDVPKALADLVESTIGAVFIDTN from the exons ATGACCGCCATCACCATAGAAACTCTCAAAGAGCAGCAGCAGATTATCCAACAACAAAGCGAGTCAGCCGCGGAATCAACTCAGCCGTTGCCCAGTCTGGATGAAGTGGAGCAAATTCTGGGCTATGAGTTTAACAACAAACGGTTATTAGAAGAAGCTTTCACGCATGCTTCTTTAGGACTGGGTTTCTCCAATGAGCGGTTAGAGTACGTGGGAGATTCTGTCCTTAATTTACTCTTCACCAAACAGCAGTTTTTTGAATACCCTGATTTGCCACCGGGGGCTTTGACTAGGCTACGAGCCGCCAATGTCGATACCGAAAAGTTGGCTCGTGCCGCCGTCAAACATGGTTTGCATCGCTATTTGCGCCATAAGAAACCTCTTCTCAAAGAACAA ATTCGACAATTTTCTGAAGAAATACAACGATATCCACTACATTCTAATGGACTAGTTGACGTGCCAAAAGCGTTGGCTGATCTTGTGGAATCCACCATCGGTGCGGTTTTCATTGACACCAATTGA
- the LOC108473050 gene encoding CSC1-like protein At3g21620 isoform X1, with amino-acid sequence MATLNDIGVAAAINILTAFAFFLAFAMLRIQPVNDRVYFPKWYIKGLRSSPLVNGSAFASKFVNLDLRSYTRFLNWMPAALQMPEPELIDHAGLDSAVYLRIYLLGLKIFGPIALIAFTVTIPVNWSNNTLEHSGLTYSDIDKISISNIPIGSHKFWTHLVLAYCFTFWTCYVLKREYEIVAAMRLHFLASDQRRPDQFTVLVRNVPPDPDESVTDLVQHFFLVNHPHHYLSHQLVYNANKLSELVNEKKKIQNWLDFYQNKYKRNPLKRPSLKTGFLGLWGNRVDAIDFYTSIVERLSRDICGEREKVSSNTKSIMPAAFVSFKTRWGAAVCAQTQQSRNPTTWLTEWAPEPRDVYWENLAIPFVFLTIRRLIAAIAFFFLTFFFMIPIAIVQSLANIESIEKALPFLKPIIEVKFIKSFIQGFLPGIALKIFLLLLPTILMMMSKFEGFISLSALERRSASRYYFFQFINVFLGSIITGTAFQQLNHFIHQSTSQIPKTIGVSIPMKATFFITYIMVDGWAGVAGEILRLKPLIIYHLKNSFLVKTEKDREEAMDPGTVGFNTGEPQIQLYFLLGLVYAVVTPILLPFITVFFALAYVVYRHQIINVYHQEYESAAAFWPDVHVRVVAALIVSQLLLMGLLSTNEASQSTPLLITLPVLTICFHRFCKGRYEPAFVRYPLQEAMMKDTLERAKEANLNLKGFLQNAYIHPVFKSADGSDSESESEWERSPALVATKRTSKRFTPMPSKDGGSLLSLDQVNDECLKP; translated from the exons ATGGCTACTCTAAACGATATCGGGGTTGCAGCAGCTATCAATATTCTCACAGCATTcgctttctttttagcatttgcaATGCTTCGGATTCAACCAGTGAATGACAGGGTTTACTTCCCCAAATGGTATATCAAAGGCTTAAGAAGCAGTCCTTTGGTGAATGGAAGTGCGTTTGCAAGCAAGTTCGTGAACTTGGACCTGAGGTCATACACCAGGTTTCTGAACTGGATGCCTGCCGCACTCCAAATGCCGGAGCCTGAGCTGATCGACCATGCCGGATTGGATTCAGCTGTTTACTTGAGGATTTACTTGTTGGG GCTTAAAATATTTGGTCCCATAGCATTGATAGCATTTACGGTGACGATTCCAGTTAATTGGAGCAATAATACATTGGAGCATTCGGGTTTAACATACAGCGATATAGATAAGATCTCTATATCAAATATTCCGATTGGATCGCATAA GTTTTGGACGCATTTAGTACTGGCATATTGCTTTACGTTTTGGACATGCTACGTTTTGAAAAGAGAGTATGAGATAGTGGCAGCTATGAGATTGCATTTCCTTGCGTCGGACCAACGACGCCCTGACCAATTTACA GTACTGGTCAGAAACGTCCCACCTGATCCCGATGAATCAGTTACTGATCTTGTCCAACATTTCTTCCTTGTCAACCATCCACATCACTATCTCAGTCACCAG CTTGTTTACAACGCTAACAAGCTCTCAGAATTGGTCaatgagaagaagaaaattcagaATTGGCTAGACTTCTATCAAAATAAATACAAAAGGAATCCCTTAAAGAGACCTTCATTGAAG ACTGGTTTCCTTGGCCTTTGGGGAAACAGAGTAGATGCAATCGATTTTTATACATCCATTGTTGAGAGATTATCTAGAGAT ATATGTGGTGAGAGAGAGAAGGTTAGTAGCAACACAAAATCAATCATGCCAGCAGCATTCGTTTCCTTCAAAACTCGATGGGGAGCTGCTGTGTGTGCACAAACCCAACAATCTAGGAACCCAACTACGTGGCTGACCGAGTGGGCTCCTGAACCACGAGATGTTTACTGGGAAAACCTAGCCATTCCATTTGTTTTTCTCACAATTCGAAGGCTTATTGCTGCCATTGCatttttctttcttacattcTTTTTCATGATCCCTATAGCTATTGTACAATCGCTTGCTAACATTGAGAGCATTGAGAAAGCGCTTCCCTTCCTCAAACCCATAATTGAAGT GAAATTCATAAAGTCATTCATCCAAGGTTTTCTTCCTGGGATTGCTCTGAAGATATTTCTTTTGTTGCTGCCTACtatattgatgatgatgtcaaAGTTCGAAGGATTTATTAGCCTATCTGCTCTGGAAAGGAGATCTGCAAGTAGATATTATTTCTTCCAATTTATTAATGTTTTTCTTGGGAGCATAATAACCGGAACTGCGTTTCAGCAACTTAATCATTTTATCCACCAATCTACTAGTCA GATACCAAAGACAATTGGGGTCTCAATTCCAATGAAGGCAACATTCTTCATTACTTATATAATGGTTGATGGTTGGGCCGGAGTTGCTGGGGAGATACTGAGGTTGAAGCCCCTGATAATCTACCACTTAAAGAATTCCTTCTTGGTTAAGACCGAAAAGGACCGGGAAGAAGCAATGGATCCCGGGACCGTTGGCTTTAATACCGGCGAACCTCAAATACAACTTTACTTCCTACTCGGTCTTGTTTATGCTGTGGTGACTCCGATACTGCTTCCCTTCATAACAGTATTCTTTGCCTTGGCTTATGTCGTATACCGTCATCAG ATCATAAATGTTTACCATCAGGAATATGAAAGTGCTGCAGCATTCTGGCCTGATGTTCATGTCCGTGTCGTTGCTGCCTTAATCGTCTCACAGCTGCTACTAATGGGATTATTGAGCACTAATGAAGCTTCTCAGTCGACTCCATTGCTTATCACCCTTCCCGTATTGACCATATGCTTCCACAGATTCTGCAAAGGGCGTTATGAACCAGCTTTCGTTAGATATCCTTTACAG GAAGCAATGATGAAAGATACATTGGAGCGAGCAAAGGAAGCAAACTTGAACTTGAAAGGGTTCCTTCAAAATGCGTATATCCACCCGGTTTTCAAATCTGCGGATGGCAGTGATAGTGAGAGTGAGAGTGAGTGGGAGCGTTCCCCAGCACTGGTTGCAACAAAACGCACGTCGAAAAGGTTTACTCCAATGCCTAGTAAAGACGGTGGATCATTGCTCTCCCTAGACCAAGTTAACGATGAATGTCTAAAACCTTAA
- the LOC108473050 gene encoding CSC1-like protein At3g21620 isoform X2, with translation MATLNDIGVAAAINILTAFAFFLAFAMLRIQPVNDRVYFPKWYIKGLRSSPLVNGSAFASKFVNLDLRSYTRFLNWMPAALQMPEPELIDHAGLDSAVYLRIYLLGLKIFGPIALIAFTVTIPVNWSNNTLEHSGLTYSDIDKISISNIPIGSHKFWTHLVLAYCFTFWTCYVLKREYEIVAAMRLHFLASDQRRPDQFTVLVRNVPPDPDESVTDLVQHFFLVNHPHHYLSHQLVYNANKLSELVNEKKKIQNWLDFYQNKYKRNPLKRPSLKTGFLGLWGNRVDAIDFYTSIVERLSRDICGEREKVSSNTKSIMPAAFVSFKTRWGAAVCAQTQQSRNPTTWLTEWAPEPRDVYWENLAIPFVFLTIRRLIAAIAFFFLTFFFMIPIAIVQSLANIESIEKALPFLKPIIEVKFIKSFIQGFLPGIALKIFLLLLPTILMMMSKFEGFISLSALERRSASRYYFFQFINVFLGSIITGTAFQQLNHFIHQSTSQIPKTIGVSIPMKATFFITYIMVDGWAGVAGEILRLKPLIIYHLKNSFLVKTEKDREEAMDPGTVGFNTGEPQIQLYFLLGLVYAVVTPILLPFITVFFALAYVVYRHQEYESAAAFWPDVHVRVVAALIVSQLLLMGLLSTNEASQSTPLLITLPVLTICFHRFCKGRYEPAFVRYPLQEAMMKDTLERAKEANLNLKGFLQNAYIHPVFKSADGSDSESESEWERSPALVATKRTSKRFTPMPSKDGGSLLSLDQVNDECLKP, from the exons ATGGCTACTCTAAACGATATCGGGGTTGCAGCAGCTATCAATATTCTCACAGCATTcgctttctttttagcatttgcaATGCTTCGGATTCAACCAGTGAATGACAGGGTTTACTTCCCCAAATGGTATATCAAAGGCTTAAGAAGCAGTCCTTTGGTGAATGGAAGTGCGTTTGCAAGCAAGTTCGTGAACTTGGACCTGAGGTCATACACCAGGTTTCTGAACTGGATGCCTGCCGCACTCCAAATGCCGGAGCCTGAGCTGATCGACCATGCCGGATTGGATTCAGCTGTTTACTTGAGGATTTACTTGTTGGG GCTTAAAATATTTGGTCCCATAGCATTGATAGCATTTACGGTGACGATTCCAGTTAATTGGAGCAATAATACATTGGAGCATTCGGGTTTAACATACAGCGATATAGATAAGATCTCTATATCAAATATTCCGATTGGATCGCATAA GTTTTGGACGCATTTAGTACTGGCATATTGCTTTACGTTTTGGACATGCTACGTTTTGAAAAGAGAGTATGAGATAGTGGCAGCTATGAGATTGCATTTCCTTGCGTCGGACCAACGACGCCCTGACCAATTTACA GTACTGGTCAGAAACGTCCCACCTGATCCCGATGAATCAGTTACTGATCTTGTCCAACATTTCTTCCTTGTCAACCATCCACATCACTATCTCAGTCACCAG CTTGTTTACAACGCTAACAAGCTCTCAGAATTGGTCaatgagaagaagaaaattcagaATTGGCTAGACTTCTATCAAAATAAATACAAAAGGAATCCCTTAAAGAGACCTTCATTGAAG ACTGGTTTCCTTGGCCTTTGGGGAAACAGAGTAGATGCAATCGATTTTTATACATCCATTGTTGAGAGATTATCTAGAGAT ATATGTGGTGAGAGAGAGAAGGTTAGTAGCAACACAAAATCAATCATGCCAGCAGCATTCGTTTCCTTCAAAACTCGATGGGGAGCTGCTGTGTGTGCACAAACCCAACAATCTAGGAACCCAACTACGTGGCTGACCGAGTGGGCTCCTGAACCACGAGATGTTTACTGGGAAAACCTAGCCATTCCATTTGTTTTTCTCACAATTCGAAGGCTTATTGCTGCCATTGCatttttctttcttacattcTTTTTCATGATCCCTATAGCTATTGTACAATCGCTTGCTAACATTGAGAGCATTGAGAAAGCGCTTCCCTTCCTCAAACCCATAATTGAAGT GAAATTCATAAAGTCATTCATCCAAGGTTTTCTTCCTGGGATTGCTCTGAAGATATTTCTTTTGTTGCTGCCTACtatattgatgatgatgtcaaAGTTCGAAGGATTTATTAGCCTATCTGCTCTGGAAAGGAGATCTGCAAGTAGATATTATTTCTTCCAATTTATTAATGTTTTTCTTGGGAGCATAATAACCGGAACTGCGTTTCAGCAACTTAATCATTTTATCCACCAATCTACTAGTCA GATACCAAAGACAATTGGGGTCTCAATTCCAATGAAGGCAACATTCTTCATTACTTATATAATGGTTGATGGTTGGGCCGGAGTTGCTGGGGAGATACTGAGGTTGAAGCCCCTGATAATCTACCACTTAAAGAATTCCTTCTTGGTTAAGACCGAAAAGGACCGGGAAGAAGCAATGGATCCCGGGACCGTTGGCTTTAATACCGGCGAACCTCAAATACAACTTTACTTCCTACTCGGTCTTGTTTATGCTGTGGTGACTCCGATACTGCTTCCCTTCATAACAGTATTCTTTGCCTTGGCTTATGTCGTATACCGTCATCAG GAATATGAAAGTGCTGCAGCATTCTGGCCTGATGTTCATGTCCGTGTCGTTGCTGCCTTAATCGTCTCACAGCTGCTACTAATGGGATTATTGAGCACTAATGAAGCTTCTCAGTCGACTCCATTGCTTATCACCCTTCCCGTATTGACCATATGCTTCCACAGATTCTGCAAAGGGCGTTATGAACCAGCTTTCGTTAGATATCCTTTACAG GAAGCAATGATGAAAGATACATTGGAGCGAGCAAAGGAAGCAAACTTGAACTTGAAAGGGTTCCTTCAAAATGCGTATATCCACCCGGTTTTCAAATCTGCGGATGGCAGTGATAGTGAGAGTGAGAGTGAGTGGGAGCGTTCCCCAGCACTGGTTGCAACAAAACGCACGTCGAAAAGGTTTACTCCAATGCCTAGTAAAGACGGTGGATCATTGCTCTCCCTAGACCAAGTTAACGATGAATGTCTAAAACCTTAA